A genome region from Neisseria meningitidis includes the following:
- a CDS encoding electron transfer flavoprotein subunit beta/FixA family protein produces MKALVAVKRVVDYNVKVRVKADGSDVDIGNVKMSMNPFDEIAVEEAVRLKEAGKVSEIVAVSLGEKKCEETLRTALAMGADCAIHVETDTKLESLAVAKLLKAVADKENPQIFFLGKQAIDDDANQVAQMLAALLNAAQGTFASKVHIEGGEVQIVREIDGGEETIALKLPAVISADLRLNEPRFVKLPNIMAAKKKPLEKLAPADLATDILPRLKTVKFAEPKARQAGVKVASVAELVEKLKNEAKVI; encoded by the coding sequence ATGAAAGCACTGGTCGCAGTAAAGCGCGTAGTGGACTACAACGTCAAAGTTCGTGTAAAAGCCGATGGTTCGGATGTGGATATCGGCAATGTCAAAATGTCGATGAATCCGTTTGACGAAATCGCTGTGGAAGAAGCTGTCCGTTTGAAAGAAGCCGGAAAAGTAAGCGAAATCGTAGCGGTTTCTTTGGGTGAGAAAAAATGCGAAGAAACCTTGCGTACAGCTTTGGCGATGGGTGCCGACTGTGCCATTCATGTTGAAACCGATACTAAACTGGAGTCTTTGGCCGTTGCTAAGTTGCTGAAAGCCGTTGCGGACAAAGAAAATCCGCAAATTTTCTTTTTGGGCAAACAAGCGATTGATGATGATGCCAATCAAGTGGCGCAAATGCTGGCAGCTTTGCTGAATGCGGCGCAAGGTACGTTTGCTTCAAAAGTACACATTGAAGGTGGTGAAGTACAGATTGTGCGCGAAATTGATGGCGGCGAAGAAACCATAGCATTAAAACTGCCTGCTGTTATCAGTGCTGATTTGCGTTTGAACGAGCCGCGCTTTGTCAAACTCCCCAATATTATGGCGGCAAAGAAAAAACCTCTGGAAAAACTGGCGCCTGCCGATTTGGCTACCGATATTTTACCTCGTCTGAAAACGGTGAAATTTGCCGAACCTAAGGCGCGTCAGGCAGGCGTAAAAGTAGCAAGCGTTGCCGAATTGGTTGAAAAATTGAAAAACGAAGCCAAAGTGATTTGA